A genomic segment from Amygdalobacter nucleatus encodes:
- a CDS encoding glutaredoxin-related protein — MIKVYGMPTCPDCVFVDEQIKDNANFQIIDIGANVRNLREFLSLRDKLEAFLEAKKAGSIGIPCFMLEDGTVSLNPAVVGLKQRTEADVIKGQACSLDGTGC; from the coding sequence ATGATCAAAGTATATGGTATGCCGACGTGTCCTGATTGCGTCTTTGTTGATGAACAAATTAAGGACAATGCCAATTTTCAAATAATTGATATTGGTGCAAACGTTAGGAACTTGCGTGAGTTTTTGAGCTTGCGAGATAAGTTAGAAGCTTTTTTAGAGGCGAAAAAAGCTGGTAGTATCGGCATTCCGTGCTTTATGTTAGAAGATGGGACAGTTAGCCTAAATCCAGCTGTAGTTGGCCTTAAGCAAAGAACAGAAGCGGATGTAATTAAAGGGCAAGCTTGCTCTTTGGATGGAACAGGCTGCTAA
- a CDS encoding dihydroorotate dehydrogenase electron transfer subunit: MALKQAYEQVKILQNQAVSQGIYALTVACKREVKAGQFFMLKGFSDRNMLPRPISIYDRTPDTLTFLYAVVGKGTSELATKKVGDGVDVLGPLGNGFRLPDPNTPCKIALVAGGIGIAPFPYLAKAAQAANRQSKWQIDLYAGFRKTVYGVAECADYVSQTFIATNDGSVGQRGFVTDLITDTYDYVYCCGPTVMMKALQQLHLRAKVYLSLENRMACGIGACLACSCVTNLGMRRVCKDGPVFAAEEVCL, translated from the coding sequence ATGGCGCTTAAACAAGCATACGAACAAGTCAAAATTTTGCAAAATCAGGCAGTCAGCCAAGGAATTTATGCGCTGACAGTAGCTTGTAAGCGGGAAGTTAAGGCTGGTCAGTTTTTCATGCTGAAGGGCTTTAGTGATCGCAATATGTTACCTAGACCAATCAGTATTTACGATCGGACGCCTGATACACTGACTTTCTTATATGCTGTGGTTGGTAAAGGCACAAGTGAGTTAGCAACTAAAAAAGTAGGCGATGGTGTTGACGTTTTGGGACCTTTGGGTAACGGCTTTCGCTTGCCAGATCCTAATACACCTTGCAAAATCGCACTGGTTGCAGGCGGCATTGGCATAGCACCATTTCCCTACTTAGCTAAAGCTGCTCAAGCTGCCAATCGACAGTCTAAGTGGCAAATAGATCTGTATGCAGGTTTCCGCAAAACTGTTTACGGTGTAGCTGAGTGTGCAGATTATGTGTCTCAGACCTTCATTGCTACGAATGATGGTAGCGTCGGTCAGCGTGGCTTTGTCACTGATTTAATTACAGATACTTATGATTATGTTTATTGTTGTGGACCGACTGTCATGATGAAAGCATTGCAACAATTACATTTACGGGCCAAAGTCTATCTATCTTTGGAAAATCGCATGGCTTGTGGCATCGGCGCTTGCTTGGCTTGTA
- a CDS encoding cation transporting ATPase C-terminal domain-containing protein, which produces MDLDFIKKFIFTFGIISSVFDFITFFILLFVFQASPVSLHTAWFVEAVISATLAMLIVRTPRPFVKSKPNQKLFYSIALVDALVVYLPFSPLKDMLGFVEPAPSLLLGIVLIVLAYVLLLELVKQKFYKHNSLQRHFFFLKKFY; this is translated from the coding sequence ATGGATCTTGATTTTATTAAAAAGTTCATCTTCACTTTCGGCATAATTTCGTCTGTTTTTGACTTTATAACTTTCTTTATCCTCTTGTTCGTCTTCCAAGCTTCACCTGTTAGCCTCCATACAGCTTGGTTTGTTGAAGCTGTCATATCAGCCACGCTCGCCATGTTAATTGTTAGAACGCCACGGCCATTTGTAAAATCAAAGCCCAACCAAAAGCTCTTTTATTCTATCGCGCTAGTCGATGCATTGGTTGTCTATTTACCATTTTCACCACTAAAAGACATGCTCGGTTTTGTTGAGCCAGCTCCTAGTTTGTTGTTAGGTATTGTTTTGATTGTCTTAGCTTATGTGCTGCTCCTAGAGCTAGTAAAGCAGAAATTTTATAAACATAATAGTTTGCAAAGGCACTTCTTTTTCCTGAAAAAGTTCTACTAG
- the pyrB gene encoding aspartate carbamoyltransferase — translation MRKFRNLVTNADLSASELLDIVKLGEAIAKQPEQYLDLCHGKVLGSLFFEPSTRTRLSFEAAMLRLGGSVVTIPEPNVSSTTKGESLKDTIRTVSSYTDIIAMRHPHEGAGTLAAEVSPVPFINAGDGGHQHPTQTLTDLLTIYEHKHSLENNVIGLCGDLKFGRTVHSLVQTLSKFKGNKFIFISPKELQIPDYLRIFLNENNLEYKEVSSLDEVIDELDILYMTRVQKERFFNEADYIRLKDSYILNLAKLAKAKSDMIILHPLPRVNEIAEEVDQDPRAKYFNQVKNGMYVRMALILRLLEVK, via the coding sequence ATGCGAAAATTCAGGAATTTAGTCACGAATGCTGACTTGAGTGCAAGTGAGCTTTTGGACATTGTAAAATTAGGCGAAGCAATCGCTAAACAGCCAGAACAATATCTTGACTTATGTCACGGCAAAGTCTTAGGCTCTTTGTTCTTTGAACCATCTACTCGGACACGCTTAAGCTTTGAAGCAGCTATGTTACGCTTAGGTGGCTCAGTTGTGACTATTCCAGAGCCTAACGTCTCATCGACAACTAAAGGCGAGAGCCTCAAAGATACCATTCGGACAGTGAGCTCATATACAGACATCATTGCTATGCGCCATCCGCATGAGGGAGCAGGCACTTTAGCAGCAGAAGTTAGCCCAGTACCTTTTATTAACGCTGGTGATGGTGGACACCAACACCCAACTCAGACATTAACGGATTTACTGACAATTTACGAGCACAAACACAGCTTGGAAAATAATGTGATTGGCTTATGCGGCGACTTGAAATTCGGTCGTACAGTTCATTCCTTAGTCCAAACGCTAAGCAAATTTAAGGGTAACAAATTCATTTTCATCTCGCCCAAAGAATTACAAATTCCAGATTACTTGCGTATTTTCTTGAACGAAAACAATTTGGAGTACAAAGAAGTTAGCAGCCTAGATGAAGTGATTGATGAACTAGATATTTTGTACATGACTCGGGTCCAGAAAGAACGTTTCTTCAACGAAGCAGACTACATTCGCTTGAAAGATAGTTACATCTTGAATTTGGCAAAACTAGCCAAAGCTAAATCAGACATGATTATTCTGCACCCACTACCGCGTGTGAATGAAATTGCTGAAGAAGTTGACCAAGATCCACGCGCCAAATATTTTAATCAGGTTAAAAATGGTATGTACGTACGTATGGCACTTATCTTGCGCTTATTGGAGGTAAAATAA
- a CDS encoding aspartate carbamoyltransferase regulatory subunit: protein MLTVNSITNGVVIDHIKAGLGYRIYQLLDLAKSPYSVALLMNVSSAKEGKKDILKIEQAGELDYSILSLLDPQITINEIKDEQVVNKYKVQFPNEVYDFIKCKNPRCISNHQNIKQHFHLMNPKTVIYRCHYCDNLYKCGGQEC, encoded by the coding sequence ATGTTGACAGTCAATAGTATTACGAACGGAGTTGTTATCGATCATATCAAAGCTGGTTTAGGCTACCGCATTTACCAATTGTTAGATTTAGCTAAATCACCTTACAGTGTTGCTTTGCTGATGAACGTTAGCTCGGCTAAAGAAGGCAAAAAAGACATTTTAAAAATCGAACAGGCTGGAGAGCTTGATTACAGTATTTTGAGCTTGCTAGATCCACAAATTACCATTAATGAAATCAAAGATGAGCAGGTAGTCAACAAATACAAAGTACAATTTCCGAACGAAGTTTACGACTTTATCAAATGCAAAAATCCACGTTGCATAAGCAATCATCAAAATATTAAACAACATTTCCACCTAATGAATCCTAAAACCGTAATTTACCGTTGCCACTATTGCGACAACTTATATAAATGTGGAGGCCAAGAGTGCTAA
- the pyrF gene encoding orotidine-5'-phosphate decarboxylase, producing MMSLITARLYEAIAKKGFVCVGLDSHLDYIPDYIKQKYSGVEEQLLAYNLAIIEATQDIAAIYKLQIAYYEANGLAGLRAYIRTLQYLKEHKLLSIGDIKRGDIAATAKEYAKAHFTGEFAADFVTLSPYMGLDSVTPYLDYLKRGDKGAFVLLRTSNPGASDIECLDYHGEPLYYKVGDDLLRLTEELDNEPYSPLGLVVGATHAEEAASIRKRYPKQFFLLPGYGAQGAKAENIRTYLQDFNGGVVNSSRGIIKYYQKFPDGGESEAKFSNYTREAVVKMREDIYGA from the coding sequence ATTATGAGTTTAATCACAGCTCGCTTGTATGAAGCAATTGCCAAAAAAGGTTTTGTCTGTGTCGGTTTGGATAGCCATCTAGACTATATACCCGACTATATCAAACAAAAATATAGCGGTGTTGAGGAACAACTTTTAGCATACAATCTGGCCATCATTGAGGCCACGCAAGATATTGCTGCTATTTACAAATTACAAATTGCTTACTATGAAGCTAACGGCTTAGCCGGCTTACGTGCTTATATTCGCACATTGCAATATTTAAAAGAACATAAATTGCTCAGCATTGGTGACATCAAGCGTGGTGACATTGCAGCCACAGCCAAAGAATACGCAAAAGCTCACTTTACAGGCGAATTTGCAGCTGATTTTGTGACCTTGAGTCCTTATATGGGACTAGACAGCGTAACACCTTATTTGGATTACTTGAAGCGTGGTGACAAAGGAGCCTTTGTCTTGCTTAGAACCTCCAACCCTGGGGCTAGCGATATTGAATGCTTAGATTACCACGGTGAACCTTTGTACTACAAAGTTGGCGATGACCTGTTACGCTTAACTGAAGAATTAGACAATGAACCTTATTCACCTTTAGGCTTGGTGGTCGGGGCTACGCATGCGGAGGAAGCTGCTTCTATTCGCAAACGCTACCCTAAGCAATTCTTCCTGCTCCCAGGCTATGGCGCCCAAGGTGCTAAGGCGGAAAATATTCGCACTTACTTACAGGATTTTAACGGCGGCGTGGTCAATTCCTCGCGTGGCATCATAAAGTACTATCAAAAATTCCCAGATGGTGGCGAGAGCGAAGCTAAGTTCTCTAACTATACCCGTGAAGCAGTTGTTAAAATGCGAGAGGATATTTATGGCGCTTAA
- a CDS encoding dihydroorotase, with protein MLTVIKNAHLVDAVMNMAGSLLLKDGQILAIGSVTAFDNLEAEIIDVNGLTLLPAFVDLHAHFRDPGLTYKEDLKTGSKAALAGGYTTVNLMANTKPVCDTAEKQLEIMKRAKALDLIDVYQAQAVTYGLEGKELTDFANCHGLLLSDDGRGISSDQVMLKALQAAKANDKLVQVHEENPAFAPDESGLAEESMLVRDLLLAEKLKASLYLCHMSTAKSLELVAQAKAKGTDVIVEVTPHHLALSDNPYKVHPPIRHAKDRLALIEGIKNGLVDIIGTDHAPHSEQDKQEGAPGLVGLETAFSVLYTSLVLEHGISLQKLSELMSAKGAEILKIKKGRLCLGYQADLVLIDLDAVRTIEPANLHSKSKNTPFINKSYQGEVVWTMKDGVIKYRKGVEL; from the coding sequence GTGCTAACTGTCATTAAAAATGCCCACTTAGTAGATGCCGTAATGAATATGGCTGGCTCGTTACTCTTAAAAGACGGTCAAATTTTGGCTATCGGATCTGTAACAGCTTTCGATAACCTAGAGGCAGAGATAATTGATGTAAATGGCTTAACACTGTTGCCAGCCTTTGTCGATTTACATGCCCATTTCCGCGATCCAGGTCTGACTTACAAAGAGGATTTAAAAACAGGTTCTAAAGCTGCTTTAGCTGGTGGCTACACCACAGTCAATTTGATGGCCAATACTAAGCCAGTTTGTGATACAGCAGAGAAACAGCTGGAAATCATGAAACGGGCTAAAGCATTAGACTTGATCGATGTTTATCAAGCACAGGCAGTGACTTATGGCTTAGAGGGAAAAGAATTAACAGATTTTGCTAATTGCCATGGTCTCCTATTATCTGATGATGGACGTGGCATTAGCTCTGATCAAGTGATGCTAAAGGCTTTGCAAGCTGCCAAAGCTAACGACAAATTAGTGCAAGTGCATGAGGAAAATCCAGCTTTTGCACCAGATGAAAGCGGCTTAGCCGAAGAAAGTATGTTGGTGCGTGATTTACTTTTGGCAGAAAAACTGAAAGCGTCACTTTACCTCTGTCACATGAGTACAGCTAAATCATTAGAGCTGGTGGCACAAGCTAAAGCTAAGGGGACAGACGTGATTGTGGAAGTTACTCCTCATCACTTAGCGCTTTCAGATAATCCTTACAAAGTCCATCCACCTATTCGCCATGCCAAAGATAGATTGGCTTTAATTGAGGGCATTAAGAATGGTTTAGTTGACATTATCGGGACTGATCATGCGCCGCATAGCGAACAGGACAAACAAGAGGGCGCGCCTGGCTTAGTAGGCTTAGAAACAGCGTTTTCCGTACTTTACACTAGCTTGGTGCTTGAACACGGCATCAGTTTGCAAAAGCTGTCAGAGCTGATGAGTGCGAAAGGTGCTGAAATTTTAAAAATCAAAAAAGGCCGCCTGTGCTTAGGATATCAGGCAGACTTAGTTTTAATTGACTTAGATGCTGTACGAACCATTGAACCAGCCAACTTGCATTCCAAGAGCAAGAATACGCCTTTTATCAATAAGAGCTATCAGGGTGAAGTAGTTTGGACAATGAAAGACGGCGTCATAAAGTATAGAAAGGGTGTTGAATTATGA
- a CDS encoding NCS2 family permease yields MEKFFKLKENNTTISREIVAGVTTFFAMSYILFVNPAILSQTGMPVGGVFLATIIAAIIGTLVMGLFANVPYAQAAGMGLNAFFTYTVCFGLGFKWQEALAMVFLCGLVNILITVSKIRKLLISSIPSSLQNAIGGGIGVFVAYIGLKNAGLLSFTANPGTYAFLGKTPADATVVANSAAVPSLVNFNTPHVLLALLGIAITIVLLVLKVKGAVIFSIAATTLLGIPFGVTQIDKLSISNGVTQAFKELGITFGAAFGNPGLQSLFNDPSKLLKILMTIFAFSLSDTFDTIGTFIGTGRVSGIFSAEDEASMLKSSGFKTKLDRALFADAIATSIGAIFGTSNTTTYVESAAGIGAGGRTGLTSVVVSILFALSIFLAPVVGIVPAEATAPVLIMVGVMMLSALKEIDWKNLAEAIPAFFAAIFMGFAYSISYGIAFGFISYCLVKVTQGKAKEVHPILWLATALFALNFLILALL; encoded by the coding sequence ATGGAAAAGTTCTTCAAGTTAAAAGAAAACAACACCACAATTTCACGCGAAATTGTCGCTGGCGTAACGACATTTTTTGCAATGTCTTACATTTTATTCGTTAACCCCGCCATTTTGTCACAAACAGGTATGCCAGTTGGTGGCGTTTTCCTAGCCACTATCATCGCTGCAATTATCGGCACGTTGGTCATGGGCCTATTTGCTAATGTTCCGTATGCTCAAGCTGCTGGCATGGGCTTGAATGCTTTCTTCACATACACCGTTTGCTTCGGCCTTGGCTTCAAATGGCAAGAAGCTCTAGCAATGGTTTTCTTGTGCGGCCTCGTCAACATTTTGATTACCGTGAGTAAGATCCGTAAATTATTGATAAGCTCCATACCAAGCAGCTTGCAAAATGCAATTGGTGGTGGTATCGGCGTGTTCGTAGCTTATATCGGCTTGAAAAACGCAGGCTTATTAAGCTTTACAGCTAATCCTGGTACTTATGCTTTCTTAGGTAAAACACCAGCAGATGCGACAGTTGTTGCCAATTCTGCTGCCGTGCCTAGCTTAGTCAACTTTAATACCCCACATGTTTTATTAGCCTTGTTAGGTATTGCAATTACCATTGTTTTACTTGTGCTTAAAGTCAAGGGCGCCGTTATTTTCTCAATCGCAGCAACCACTTTGCTGGGTATTCCATTTGGTGTAACGCAGATTGACAAATTGAGCATATCTAATGGTGTTACACAGGCCTTCAAAGAATTAGGCATCACTTTCGGCGCTGCATTTGGTAACCCTGGTTTGCAATCTTTGTTCAATGACCCAAGCAAATTATTGAAAATCTTGATGACAATCTTCGCCTTTTCTTTGTCAGATACGTTTGATACAATCGGTACTTTCATTGGTACAGGCCGTGTATCAGGTATCTTTAGCGCTGAAGATGAAGCTTCCATGCTTAAATCAAGTGGCTTTAAGACCAAATTGGATCGTGCCTTGTTCGCAGATGCTATCGCTACATCAATCGGTGCTATCTTCGGTACATCTAACACAACAACTTACGTAGAATCAGCTGCTGGTATCGGTGCTGGTGGCCGTACAGGGTTAACATCTGTTGTCGTATCTATCTTATTTGCTTTGAGCATTTTCTTAGCACCAGTAGTTGGTATTGTGCCAGCTGAAGCAACAGCTCCTGTTTTGATTATGGTGGGCGTCATGATGCTATCTGCTTTGAAAGAGATTGATTGGAAGAATTTGGCCGAAGCAATTCCGGCTTTCTTTGCTGCCATTTTCATGGGCTTTGCATACAGCATTTCATATGGTATCGCCTTTGGCTTTATCAGTTATTGCTTAGTTAAAGTTACTCAAGGCAAGGCTAAAGAGGTTCATCCGATTTTGTGGTTAGCAACAGCATTGTTTGCTTTGAATTTCTTAATTTTGGCTTTACTTTAA
- a CDS encoding ribbon-helix-helix protein, CopG family — protein sequence MVTTIRLSDATNEKLKRLVAETGRTKSYYLRELIEDNIEELMYCRIDAALRNNARCGRL from the coding sequence ATGGTAACAACAATAAGATTAAGCGATGCAACTAACGAAAAATTGAAGCGTCTTGTGGCTGAAACTGGTAGGACTAAATCTTACTATTTACGTGAACTAATTGAAGATAATATTGAAGAATTGATGTATTGTAGAATTGATGCTGCGCTACGAAATAATGCAAGATGTGGAAGATTATAA